The Cryptomeria japonica chromosome 9, Sugi_1.0, whole genome shotgun sequence DNA segment aataatCATGCACTATTGATACCAATAAAATTGTACAACTCCTtcaattaaaatacaaaaaaaaaaactactaaaaaaaagaaactattaatacaaatgaaatttattattgaacttttaattattattttatttaaatttatttaaattagtaATTACAAGTTTGATGAACAAAAAGTAAAGAATAATTGAACCCTGGGTGGAAAGTGCTCTTCCCTATCCAAGATGGTGGTAATAATGGTCGGTCGTTGATTATTGAAAATAGCTCGGTTCATTTCAAGTAAGAAAATACTTCGGCTAATAAATAGTAATAATATCAAAAGAAAATGGTGTGCAATATGGTGGATAACATGTAAAATAAAACTTTGTTAGTGAGTATATCTTCCATTGTTTTAAAAAAACTGAATTGATTCTTGAAAATGTGTAGGGTAGTGTATCGGTAGTCTTTATAGCTAACTTTGCAcacccacaaatcctaaatagTACATtagatttcaatgatttttttggtTGTCTCCGTATGTGACTTacttgcttatagctattgttttgactTATGGGATTTGTAATGACACATGTTGTGGGATTTATTGTGCATGCAAAGGTCAacaagtggtcatttcaaagtgtcactcaATACccacttaaagatgccccaataaccatgcactagAACCACCTTAAAAATTGTCAATAGTTATACACAAATACCCCAGTAGTCGTGTGCTATGCAAACCAATAGAGTTGCAAACCTCCTGTAATTAAAGTCCAAAAATGCTAACTACTAGGGGTAAGGTGGACAAGTATTGGTACATGATaaatttattaatggacttttagttatcattcttctgatttctttaaagttagtaactaGGGGGTTGGGTGAGCAAGGAGTGAACTGCAATTGAAAAATGGGGGGTGGTGCTCTTCCCTATAttatccatttaaaaaaaaattgagctaATTCATGGAATGATGTATCCAAGGTAGAGTTGAGAAAAAGTGAACAATAGTTTTAGAATgctgcttttggatttgattgcatGAGtgtttttatcatcaacattttcCATCACATTTAGTGATTCATTATCACGATGATAAAGAACATAAAGATATTCAAATTATGTGTTATTTCCCCTATTTCTGTTCCATAAAACCCTTGTTTTTCTACTCTGTCACTATAGTATTTAAGCAACAATAGTGTGTtctgttttgatttttgtttttggttAACAATGTTTAGGGATGAGGCCACAGTTTTGAAGAAGATTGTGAATTGTGCATTAAAAATCATGAAAAAAGATCCATTATGGGTAGCCGAGCATCCACTTGGATTGGATGAGCTTGTAGAAGAGTTCGAATCAGTTGCAGGAGAAGAGACGGTAAACATCAGGGGGATCGTGGGCATGGGAGGTAGTGGTAAAACCACATTGGCTAAAGAGCTCTTCAACAGGAAGATTTCCTCCTTTGAAAGAAGCAGCTTTGTTTTCGACGTGCGAGATGCAGCATCGAGAAACACTCTGCCTGACAAGCAGAAAAAGCTTCTGTCTGACCTCGGTGTCCATCATGCTTCATTCGACCATGCAGATGAAGGCAAGGTCATTCTTGCAAATCATTTGAGCTCTCATCAGGCACTCATCGTTCTGGATGACGTGGATCACATCGACCACCTGAATGCTTTCTTGCCAAACAAAGACAAGCTTGGATCCGATAGCTTGGTTATTGTAACTACCCGCGAATTGGGTGTCCTAATATCATGGGGTCTCTCCCAATCCTGCATTTATAAAATGCCAGGCCTTAACTGATTACATGCCAAGCAGCTATTCTGCTGGCACGCTTTCTTGCAACCCTCTCCACCGGCTGAATTTGGAACCCTGGTTGAAGAATTCTTGAAGGCTTGCAATGGTTTGCCTCTGTCACTGAAGGTATTGGGTTCACAGTTATATGGCAGAAAGTCTGAAGATTATTGGAAGTCCCAATTACATAAAATCTTAAGAATATTGCCTGGCGAAATCCAACAAAGGCTAAAAGTTAGCTATGATGCGCTTGATGAAGAAGAGAAGGAGATGTTCTTGGATGTAGCTTGTTTTTTCATAGGAGAAGATAAAAGCAGGGCTATAGCAGTGTGGGATGGATCGGGTTGGAGTGGTCTGCATGGGTTTGAAACACTCCTGAATAAGTGTCTTGTGGAGCTGGTTGAGGAGGAAGTGTACTATTTGGGAAGTTTCGAGATGGTAAACAGGACAAGGATAAGGATGCATGATCACCTTAGGGATATGGGAAGAGAGATTGCTAGTAGACACGCACCATATCGTCTTTGGTGTCCACAGCAGATTGATAACCTGAAACATTCCACGGTGAGATTATTATTGGCTCCTCCATTCTGTGTCTTTATTAGAAGCAAATAATTAGCTGAATAGAGGACTGTCTTCTTATATTGCCTGTTTTTCACTTTTAATCTGCCTCTACTTTCAGTGAGTTTGATTGAAAATCTCTGCATGTCTGATTTTTTTTATTCAGAAAAGAGAGCCGATCAGAGGGATACAACCTGCAGATTCTTTTGTAGCGTTCAAAAAGTACACGCAGCAGTTGATGCGAAACTCAATCAGACAATCTAAGCGCCTTCGATTCTCAAATGGATTACAAATTCTTTCCGTCAGAGAAAGCGAGTTTACGGAAGAATTTGCAACATTATCAGAAGACCTTGTGATGCTTTTTTGGAAAGATTTTCCCCTGCGCAATGTTCCATCATGGCTTACATTAAAAAATCTAAGGGTTTTAGAGCTTGATGGTGCTGATGAGTTGGAAGAACTATGGCAGAACAATGCAGATTTAAGTATTTTGCTTTTGAGGTTCTAGAAGATTACTTCAAAACTTTTTTTATAGTTCACACTTTTAATGAATTGAATTGAATATATTAATGGTTGCCTGCAGCCTCCTTTGCAATTGAGTGAACTTATTTTAAGGAATTGTCGAAAATTGCAATGGCTTCCAAGCTCGATAAGACGTCTTCACCATCTGAAGAGGCTTGTCGCTGACTTTCCTGGTAACATTTTGACAGTGGAGTGCTGGGGCCTCCAATCACTCGAGAATTCGCGATTATACTCGCCAGTGCTATCTTCACTACCTGATGGTTTTGATAATTTCACAAGCTTGAGGAATATAAATCTGCAGTATTGCGAGCGGTTGAGCACTTTGCCCGCTTCTTTCAGTCAGCTCTTTGCCCGCTTCTTTCAGTCAGCTGATATGCCTGACAGATCTAAATTTATCATACTGTGGAATGCTGTCATCATTACCTGATGATTTTGGCAATTTAACGAACTTGTGGAGTATAGATCTGCGACATTGCAAGCGGTTGAATATGTTGCCCGATTCTTTCAGTCAGCTGTTACACCTAACAGATCTAAATTTATCAAACTGTGAAATGCTGGCATCACTACCTGATGATTTTGGCAATTTAACGAGCTTGAGGGGTATAAATCTGCAGTATTGCAAGGGATTGAAGATGTTGCCCGCTTCTTTCAGTCAGCTGTTACACCTGACAGATCTAGATTTATCATACTGTAAAATGCTGTGTAAAATGCTGTCATCACTACCTGATGATTTTGGCAATTTAACGAGCTTGAGGAATATAAATCTGCAGGATTGCAAGGGGTTAAACATGTTGTCCGCTTCTTTCAGTCAGCTGTTTCACCTGACAGATCTAGATTTATCAAAATGTGAAATGCTGTCATCACTACCTGAGACGCTACCAATTATGTCGCTCAACAATCTAAGAATAACCTTTTGTAATTTCCTGAAGGACGTCAGGTGTATTAGTGGTCTCATAAACCTTGAGAGACTGGAAATAGGTGACTGTCTGCAGATAGAAGAACTTCCAAGCTTTGCAGATTTGCCTTCGCTGAAGAGTTTTAAAATGTGGAAATGCCCCGAAGTTGATAAAATAGAAGGTTTGGAACATGCCAAGTCGTTGAACAAATTGTGGGTAGAGACCCGGTGGAAGGTGCCAGGTATACAGGGTTTGGAGAATGTGGAACGACTGGAAGGATTACACCTGAAATACGAGACCATATCAGCTCTGAAACCTTGTATTCAATCTATAAAGGGGAAGGTACTAAAAACTTTTACGAATTCAAAGTTTTTCTTATTGTGTAAATGTTCATGTAAATGGCTGAATATTTTGAATATAATTATACGATTTGTAGGAATGTCCAAGGATTATGTGGATACAAGGTGGCGTTAACCATTTGAAGGAGTCAATTGTAAACTCATTGGAATTGGAGTTTTCTGACCTTAAGAAGGTCGTCTGGAGGGTTCCAGATGATTCCAATGATTCAGAGGTCTCTATTCCAGATGGTTCAGAGGTTTCAGATGATTGGGTTGGATTCGGCGAAGATTATGTTTATTGGTATGGACTCGGCGAAGATGATTTTTCAAATGAAGGTGATTATTATTTGTATTATgcggagaaagagaaagaaaagagcaAAGTAGTATGTATATGGTATTCAGTTTGTGCACGCCACTTTTTTCTACCAGACAAAGTAATAGGAGTGTCCGGCGAGAAACAAAGAGTTGCGGAGGCCTTTCACCAATTATTGGAACTTATGGAATAATTGGCAGGTACACAAATTTATAATACTTGGTGGACAGCTATCTAAGAATTTTTTAAAACAACAGCTGCAGATATAATACTTGTATTACATTCATAAAATTAAATTTTCTTTATtcaatataattataaaatatgtaaAAGGTACATGTTTTCATTCTTATGTAAAACGATAAAATGTTAGAGATTTAATATATTAATAGTAATTTATTTGTTAGTCattctttatttttaatatttgattGAGTGTTAATGATTTAgaatttttttagttttatataATTTTATCTAATATAGTAAGAATGTCTATAGTAGAATTTGAGTTTatacaaattttaattttgatttaatgtttgtgtttgacaaataaaaagatcaataataatatttttcttCTCAAATATATATGATTATCATATGTACATACAAAATACTTCTTTTATATATAATTATTAGTCCCTGACTATATAATAGACAGAGACTAATGTTTTGGCTTACTTTACTTTTAGAATGCAGACTAATGTCTTTGATTTATTGTTTGAATTTTATAATACTAATTACAAATCTAAATTAAATATTCaccatttatattatattttacaaaaaaaataaatattgcCATTGCtattagattttaacttttttttttaaggTCATTTTTTGTTTGAGACTAGCATTTGGGAGGATTTTCATGTTAGAAATATATAATCATGTTAATAAGAATTATGACCAACTAGGTTCAGCTATAGAAAAACCTTAAATCATATGGTAATAAAAACAGTAACAAAAATATGAATCTCTCCTTTATTATCATGGCATCTAAAACTTTTCACCTAAATAACCTTAAATCTAATGATTACATATAATATAGTTATACACCCTATTTTAAATATTACCTTACAAAATTtggtaaataaataaaactattgtATCTTTTATACACACAAATTGAATTGTACTCTCTAATATATTAGCTTACACATATTTTTCTATTGACCTAACTCTTACACCTCTTTTTGGTACAAATGCTAATATGTAAAGATTTGTGAAATTGGGGAAGTTACAGataaaaatgacatttttttttctAGTTTACTCCATTAATTTTCTAGAAAGttcttttaattttatttagttttatgTGGCTTCCTATGAATCTTTTTCATTGGCCAATGCATAGGTTAAGGCTATTGATTTTTTTGACCTTTAATGTGCAAAACAACCTCAAAGGTATGGATACTAAATCTGGTTTGCACTGGAAATGGATCTCGTTGGACAAACCATGGATCTGGTGACATAGTTTCTTGTCATAAATTTATAAAAGTGTCATAGAAAAACTCTAGGGAAAATGAAACTCTAGATTGCTGACCCTAGATCATTTTTGTTCAATTGGTTAATCAAAGATAAGAGGTTGGGCAAAAGGTTTTAACAAATTCAAAATAGCAACAAATTCAATAGGTTTCAAATATTAAGGGATTTTTATAATCAATTATGGAAATAAGTACTAGAGTAAATGATAATATAGATTATGAAAACAATATTAGCATTGctatattattattaattgtttCTTCTTGGTTGGATGACAACAATAGGTTGTTCAATAGGTCATGtagatattaataaattaattattaatgagGCTTTAGATATGATGGAGTTTATATGTCAAACTATAACAACAAATTTGATCAACACATCATAGAAATGACAATGAATTCATTATGTTCTAAACGCTATAGGATTTATACATTGATTATAACAATGGTATCCTAAAACGTGTCATATGTGATATCATAATTCAAATAATAAGATTATTATATTTTATTCTATATGCTCTCCATGCTTATGGAGGCAAGCTTGTTGTTCATATAAGCCATTTAGAACCCCCAAGAATCTCATgcaccattcattcattcattaatgtaAACTAAGTGAAGATAAAATCTTTGCAAGATCTTGTTGAAGCAAGCATCTAGGATTTGTTAAAGAAAAAACAATCTAGTGTTATCCAGGCAACTAAAGTACAATGTTTCCTTGCAGGATGTTGCATCAAAGATAATGTCATTTTCACAACAAGGACCTTGTGTTGTTTGCATCCTTTTAGCAAATGGTGTCATTTCTAATGTGACACTTCATCAACCTGCAACTTCTGGTGCCACTTTGATATATGAGGTTTGATATTTTGTTATTAATTTGTACTTCTTTATTATTTCCATTGATTCCATTCAttataataaaaaagaaaatatatgTTCCAAACATTATAGATCTACCAGCTCATTTGTTTATagattctttttcttatttttgttatAGTAGTCTTCATTAAAATCAACATCTCCTCATTGTGTAATTGTTGTGCACTCTTTGTAAGTGGCAATTATTCATTCACAAAAGTATTTGCACATTATGCATTATAGTATTAATAACTATTACATAAATCAAACACATAAAGATtactaaaatatttattaattaaataaaaatcaaaacCTTTCTTATATATAATTACAATGAAGAATGACAATCCACATTTTCAATGTGCGATAAACAAAAGAACATTCTAGAAAGAAATAAAACCTAAAATATATTTCACATTTTATAGAGTTTTTTCTATTTATTCTTTGACCTTCTTGATTTGCGgtactaatattttattatttttaatcttcATCATCTCAATTTCTCTTTTTCACTTATGCTTTTGCTCTTATTTTTGCTTTCTTGCTAGCCTGCCTCCTCTACCCCACCACCTTTTTACACTCTTCTTTTACACATCTCCTATTTTTAAAGTTTTTCATTTCTTTTTATCAAGCTTTTATATTTTTTTGATTGACTTATTGTTAATTTTATTTCTTGATTGTTAATCCAATTTCAACTTTCTTTGCCAGGGTAGCCTTGTTATGTCTTACGCTCTTACTATACTTTCTTGCCTTTTTCAAATTTTCTCTACATTTCCCAAGCCAACCTATTTTCTTGGCATCTTGACCTTAATTTAAGAGTAGCTTTTTTTGCATTCCCATGGATTATGGAGAGTAATTCATAATACCGACTCAAAAACTATACATAGTTTCCTCCAAAAGACGAAAAAATCTGTGTAAGTTCACTATTATGAACTGTGAAAATCTCTCTCTTAATTTATCAGTAACATTTTTTTTTCTAGATATATAAGATGTGCTATAATATGGCACAGTTGGATGCTTTTAAATTTGTGTGAAACTAGTTGAAGAAATTTTAACTGCTATTTTCACACTCGAGATCACTATTTTGTGTTAATCTTTGCTATGTTTTACAATTTTTTGCTATTGACAGGAATTCCAGCTGTATCAAGGGTTTCTATTTAAAATGGACCGACTAACTTCACAAATCCACAATGCAGACTGCTCAATAGGTGATGCAAAGGACGAGCCAAGCCATCTGACTGTAGGATTTTCCTGTTTCTCATTCAATGATTTTTGGTTTTTGCTACAAGTAATTGGATGGTCATTTTAGATAGGAATATGTGTAACCCCCGATTTTGAAACTAATACTACACAGGATAAATGATTCCTTCCCATTGTTTTCTCCAGATGGTGAAGTTCATGTGCTGAAGAAGGATGAATCAAAGCGATGGAAGCTATTCAAAGACCCTGGATATACAGTATGCTTCTATTGGCCTTATCTTCACTTCTCATCAATCAACAATCCATGCTATCTCCATCTGCTTTAAGCCAGAGGAATTAGGAGAAGAAGTTCAGATGAAGTCAAAGATGAGAGTTTTTGACATCAACAACAATGCATTTTCCAAATAAGAAAGAATTTGTGTTTGGATTGGGCTGGTCTAGGCACCGCATAAGATATAAGGCAATCACACTTTGTTAATATATCACCCTTTTGCAAAATTTTATAACTGGAAGTGGAGAAATTAATGCTgaaattttacaattaaattatacaaaataaaatgtttttaaagATACTTCACATCCGCAGTCTTACTATATTCTCAAACATGACTGCCTTTATTTTCAAGCAGATATACTAAAAAGTGGTTTACTAATTTGTAAtgtcccactttgaaatataattcaataataaataataataaaattaaaatacaaaagaataaatattaaaattaatattaaaatataaaagaatataattaaatataattaaaatttgattaaagttaatgaaaggtcaaaaggcatgaaatgataagttgtgacttcctcaaacataagatataaaaggaagaagagaaactcatttgatGGGGGGAGGATttgaaaaatgagaagtgcagatctgatttaaataagaagtgcagatctgattataaaAGATTATGTCCTttccaaagggcagaaataatgaagagttgcactctttcaaaaggtgctaatggtgaaagggtgtgtctcttgccaaagggcattacGTTGGTGGAGAAGAAAACAAAGTATTAAGGATAAGGGATTACCGGAGAAAGGAAGGACTCTGACACCACTATTGCTACCTCAGTCCACATCTACACCCTGACTAACACGATAGGGGTATAAAGCAACCAAAGAAATTCAGAAAGAAGACGTTTCAGGTATGTCTTCATCTCCTAAAGGAATGCTAATAATTGTTGCTAAGATATTGCAAGGAGTAATACGTGTATCTAAAGTATGATAGAAATCACTTCAGTATGTCAAGAATGTTAAACCATTTCCCACAGCTAATTATAACTATAACAAATCTACTATATAGTTTTCAGTAACTTACTATATA contains these protein-coding regions:
- the LOC131051296 gene encoding disease resistance protein RUN1-like produces the protein MLSSLPDDFGNLTNLWSIDLRHCKRLNMLPDSFSQLLHLTDLNLSNCEMLASLPDDFGNLTSLRGINLQYCKGLKMLPASFSQLLHLTDLDLSYCKMLCKMLSSLPDDFGNLTSLRNINLQDCKGLNMLSASFSQLFHLTDLDLSKCEMLSSLPETLPIMSLNNLRITFCNFLKDVRCISGLINLERLEIGDCLQIEELPSFADLPSLKSFKMWKCPEVDKIEGLEHAKSLNKLWVETRWKVPGIQGLENVERLEGLHLKYETISALKPCIQSIKGKECPRIMWIQGGVNHLKESIVNSLELEFSDLKKVVWRVPDDSNDSEVSIPDGSEVSDDWVGFGEDYVYWYGLGEDDFSNEGDYYLYYAEKEKEKSKVVCIWYSVCARHFFLPDKVIGVSGEKQRVAEAFHQLLELME